The following proteins are co-located in the Festucalex cinctus isolate MCC-2025b chromosome 15, RoL_Fcin_1.0, whole genome shotgun sequence genome:
- the cacfd1 gene encoding calcium channel flower homolog isoform X4, with the protein MSSEETAASSKASPPEDDGMTWWYRWLCKIAGVLGGISCAIAGVWNCVTVNPLNIAAGVWMVLNAFVLFLCEVPFCCQFIEFANAVAARADRFRPWQKSFFYCGRTDGRCESTIRCDLPADSCWTQDGALSRLPEFHLHHAVRERHRLRHRGPVRPGVVREK; encoded by the exons ATGAGCTCCGAGGAGACTGCAGCGTCCAGCAAAGCCTCCCCGCCGGAGGACGACGGCATGACTTGGTGGTACCGGTGGCTTTGCAAAATAGCCGGCGTGCTGGGAGGAATAT CATGTGCCATCGCAGGAGTATGGAACTGTGTCACCGTGAACCCTTTAAACATCGCCGCCGGAGTGTGGATGGT GTTGAACGCTTTCGTGTTGTTCCTGTGCGAGGTTCCCTTCTGCTGCCAGTTCATCGAGTTTGCCAACGCCGTGGCGGCCCGCGCCGACCGCTTCCGACCCTGGCAGAAATCCTTCTTCTACTGCGG CCGAACGGACGGACGTTGCGAGTCAACGATACGATGCGACTTACCGGCTGACTCGTGTTGGACTCAGGATGGCGCTCTTTCCCGTCTTCCTGAGTTTCACCTTCACCACGCTGTTCGGGAACGCCATCGCCTTCGCCACCGGGGTCCTGTACGGCCTGGCGTCGTTAGGGAAAAA TAG
- the cacfd1 gene encoding uncharacterized protein cacfd1 isoform X1, producing the protein MSSEETAASSKASPPEDDGMTWWYRWLCKIAGVLGGISCAIAGVWNCVTVNPLNIAAGVWMVLNAFVLFLCEVPFCCQFIEFANAVAARADRFRPWQKSFFYCGRTDGRCESTIRCDLPADSCWTQDGALSRLPEFHLHHAVRERHRLRHRGPVRPGVVREKGGRGDVRQAAAPQAGRRGEDDRHRRVMRAGGRRLRHLLLGVIYLFIYLFILWIGLATFYVSVVNMYIFVTTPFNGFCICFVFVFVWFFGCLLVCA; encoded by the exons ATGAGCTCCGAGGAGACTGCAGCGTCCAGCAAAGCCTCCCCGCCGGAGGACGACGGCATGACTTGGTGGTACCGGTGGCTTTGCAAAATAGCCGGCGTGCTGGGAGGAATAT CATGTGCCATCGCAGGAGTATGGAACTGTGTCACCGTGAACCCTTTAAACATCGCCGCCGGAGTGTGGATGGT GTTGAACGCTTTCGTGTTGTTCCTGTGCGAGGTTCCCTTCTGCTGCCAGTTCATCGAGTTTGCCAACGCCGTGGCGGCCCGCGCCGACCGCTTCCGACCCTGGCAGAAATCCTTCTTCTACTGCGG CCGAACGGACGGACGTTGCGAGTCAACGATACGATGCGACTTACCGGCTGACTCGTGTTGGACTCAGGATGGCGCTCTTTCCCGTCTTCCTGAGTTTCACCTTCACCACGCTGTTCGGGAACGCCATCGCCTTCGCCACCGGGGTCCTGTACGGCCTGGCGTCGTTAGGGAAAAA GGGGGACGCGGTGACGTACGCCAGGCTGCAGCACCACAAGCAGGCCGACGAGGAGAAGATGACCGGCACCGTCGAGTGATGAGAGCCGGCGGCCGCCGCCTTCGACACCTCCTGCTtggagttatttatttatttatttatttattcattctttGGATCGGACTTGCAACGTTTTATGTGAGTGTTGTGAACATGTATATTTTTGTAACAACTCCTTTTAATggtttttgcatttgttttgtttttgtttttgtttggttttttggcTGCTTGCTTGTTTGCGCGTGA
- the cacfd1 gene encoding calcium channel flower homolog isoform X3 — MSSEETAASSKASPPEDDGMTWWYRWLCKIAGVLGGISCAIAGVWNCVTVNPLNIAAGVWMVLNAFVLFLCEVPFCCQFIEFANAVAARADRFRPWQKSFFYCGMALFPVFLSFTFTTLFGNAIAFATGVLYGLASLGKKGDAVTYARLQHHKQADEEKMTGTVE; from the exons ATGAGCTCCGAGGAGACTGCAGCGTCCAGCAAAGCCTCCCCGCCGGAGGACGACGGCATGACTTGGTGGTACCGGTGGCTTTGCAAAATAGCCGGCGTGCTGGGAGGAATAT CATGTGCCATCGCAGGAGTATGGAACTGTGTCACCGTGAACCCTTTAAACATCGCCGCCGGAGTGTGGATGGT GTTGAACGCTTTCGTGTTGTTCCTGTGCGAGGTTCCCTTCTGCTGCCAGTTCATCGAGTTTGCCAACGCCGTGGCGGCCCGCGCCGACCGCTTCCGACCCTGGCAGAAATCCTTCTTCTACTGCGG GATGGCGCTCTTTCCCGTCTTCCTGAGTTTCACCTTCACCACGCTGTTCGGGAACGCCATCGCCTTCGCCACCGGGGTCCTGTACGGCCTGGCGTCGTTAGGGAAAAA GGGGGACGCGGTGACGTACGCCAGGCTGCAGCACCACAAGCAGGCCGACGAGGAGAAGATGACCGGCACCGTCGAGTGA
- the cacfd1 gene encoding uncharacterized protein cacfd1 isoform X2, giving the protein MSSEETAASSKASPPEDDGMTWWYRWLCKIAGVLGGISCAIAGVWNCVTVNPLNIAAGVWMVLNAFVLFLCEVPFCCQFIEFANAVAARADRFRPWQKSFFYCGRTDGRCESTIRCDLPADSCWTQDGALSRLPEFHLHHAVRERHRLRHRGPVRPGVVREKGGRGDVRQAAAPQAGRRGEDDRHRRVMRAGGRRLRHLLLGVIYLFIYLFILWIGLATFYWPEDVY; this is encoded by the exons ATGAGCTCCGAGGAGACTGCAGCGTCCAGCAAAGCCTCCCCGCCGGAGGACGACGGCATGACTTGGTGGTACCGGTGGCTTTGCAAAATAGCCGGCGTGCTGGGAGGAATAT CATGTGCCATCGCAGGAGTATGGAACTGTGTCACCGTGAACCCTTTAAACATCGCCGCCGGAGTGTGGATGGT GTTGAACGCTTTCGTGTTGTTCCTGTGCGAGGTTCCCTTCTGCTGCCAGTTCATCGAGTTTGCCAACGCCGTGGCGGCCCGCGCCGACCGCTTCCGACCCTGGCAGAAATCCTTCTTCTACTGCGG CCGAACGGACGGACGTTGCGAGTCAACGATACGATGCGACTTACCGGCTGACTCGTGTTGGACTCAGGATGGCGCTCTTTCCCGTCTTCCTGAGTTTCACCTTCACCACGCTGTTCGGGAACGCCATCGCCTTCGCCACCGGGGTCCTGTACGGCCTGGCGTCGTTAGGGAAAAA GGGGGACGCGGTGACGTACGCCAGGCTGCAGCACCACAAGCAGGCCGACGAGGAGAAGATGACCGGCACCGTCGAGTGATGAGAGCCGGCGGCCGCCGCCTTCGACACCTCCTGCTtggagttatttatttatttatttatttattcattctttGGATCGGACTTGCAACGTTTTAT TGGCCAGAGGACGTTTATTGA
- the ptcd2 gene encoding pentatricopeptide repeat-containing protein 2, mitochondrial isoform X1, with product MALRKFSSSCCRSFLREHSSPKTTFNTLQQSGWIGSRFGAKRHLLSDDVVRLEDFQRRKLAVAHLITGSDGNFIELFGQKLQRNSLVGRDELKLLLHLCQSAEDAKTARDAIYRYHAENRNLVHREYKFGPIFMRLCYELGLEKMAAATLTDKEMRGFFDGPASFNIGVDMLFVKGYYDDALEVLRFMRSQSVPFNEDTLMLASAVCYKLNTAESHAICTSLFEEAEVKGRYVSKHAYCFAVALALKQNDVEKARLLFARITSTDNRLCQNLKILLLVASGATQEAIVDLSSAVKLSQSPSFVRKPEFSQELLDRMRRHVAGQARAAEAERVISRLERAGQVTRQTLDDMLCRTPAPKRKMAPIAQERRTSRRTRQPRRSLLISE from the exons ATGGCGCTGCGGAAGTTTTCGTCCTCATGCTGTCGCTCGTTTCTTCGCGAGCACAGTTCTCCTAAAACGACATTTAATACTTTGCAACAGTCAGGCTGGATTGGATCTCGTTTCGGAG CTAAAAGGCATCTGCTGTCGGATGATGTCGTCAGACTTGAAGACTTCCAGCGACGGAAGCTGGCAGTCGCTCACCTCATCACTGGATCAGATG GAAATTTTATCGAGCTGTTCGGCCAAAAGCTGCAGAGGAACAGCCTGGTTGGGCGAGACGAGCTCAAGCTGCTGCTTCACTTGTGTCAGAGTGCGGAGGACGCGAAGACGGCGCGAGATGCCATTTAcag GTACCATGCGGAAAACAGGAACCTGGTGCACAGGGAGTACAAATTTGGCCCCATCTTCATGAGGCTGTGCTACGAGTTGGGACTGGAGAAGATGGCCGCCGCGACGCTTACTGATAAG GAAATGAGAGGCTTTTTCGACGGCCCCGCCTCCTTCAACATCGGCGTCGACATGTTATTCGTCAAGGGCTATTATGACG ATGCTCTCGAGGTGTTGCGCTTCATGAGGAGCCAAAGTGTCCCCTTCAACGAGGACACTCTGATGCTGGCGTCTGCCGTCTGCTATAAACTG AACACAGCGGAGTCGCACGCCATCTGCACGTCGCTCTTCGAGGAGGCTGAGGTCAAAGGGCGTTATGTCTCCAAGCACGCTTACTGCTTTGCTGTGGCATTAGCGCTCAAACAG AATGACGTTGAAAAGGCACGACTGTTGTTTGCACGAATCACCAGCACAGACAACCGACTGTGCCAAAACTTGAAG ATTTTGTTACTGGTGGCGTCCGGTGCGACACAAGAGGCCATCGTGGACCTCTCGTCCGCAGTCAAACTCTCGCAAAGCCCGTCCTTTGTCAGGAAGCCGGAATTTTCTCAAGAGCTG CTGGATCGGATGCGTCGGCACGTTGCGGGCCAAGCGCGAGCGGCGGAAGCCGAGCGGGTCATTTCCCGGCTGGAGCGAGCGGGTCAGGTGACGCGGCAGACGCTGGATGACATGCTGTGCCGCACGCCCGCCCCCAAGAGGAAAATGGCGCCCATCGCGCAGGAGAGGCGGACCAGCAGGAGGACGCGACAGCCGCGTCGCTCGTTACTGATATCGGAGTGA
- the ptcd2 gene encoding pentatricopeptide repeat-containing protein 2, mitochondrial isoform X2, whose amino-acid sequence MMSSDLKTSSDGSWQSLTSSLDQMEILSSCSAKSCRGTAWLGETSSSCCFTCVRVRRTRRRREMPFTARQVTPSPVTRYHAENRNLVHREYKFGPIFMRLCYELGLEKMAAATLTDKEMRGFFDGPASFNIGVDMLFVKGYYDDALEVLRFMRSQSVPFNEDTLMLASAVCYKLNTAESHAICTSLFEEAEVKGRYVSKHAYCFAVALALKQNDVEKARLLFARITSTDNRLCQNLKILLLVASGATQEAIVDLSSAVKLSQSPSFVRKPEFSQELLDRMRRHVAGQARAAEAERVISRLERAGQVTRQTLDDMLCRTPAPKRKMAPIAQERRTSRRTRQPRRSLLISE is encoded by the exons ATGATGTCGTCAGACTTGAAGACTTCCAGCGACGGAAGCTGGCAGTCGCTCACCTCATCACTGGATCAGATG GAAATTTTATCGAGCTGTTCGGCCAAAAGCTGCAGAGGAACAGCCTGGTTGGGCGAGACGAGCTCAAGCTGCTGCTTCACTTGTGTCAGAGTGCGGAGGACGCGAAGACGGCGCGAGATGCCATTTAcag CCCGTCAAGTCACGCCATCGCCTGTTACCAGGTACCATGCGGAAAACAGGAACCTGGTGCACAGGGAGTACAAATTTGGCCCCATCTTCATGAGGCTGTGCTACGAGTTGGGACTGGAGAAGATGGCCGCCGCGACGCTTACTGATAAG GAAATGAGAGGCTTTTTCGACGGCCCCGCCTCCTTCAACATCGGCGTCGACATGTTATTCGTCAAGGGCTATTATGACG ATGCTCTCGAGGTGTTGCGCTTCATGAGGAGCCAAAGTGTCCCCTTCAACGAGGACACTCTGATGCTGGCGTCTGCCGTCTGCTATAAACTG AACACAGCGGAGTCGCACGCCATCTGCACGTCGCTCTTCGAGGAGGCTGAGGTCAAAGGGCGTTATGTCTCCAAGCACGCTTACTGCTTTGCTGTGGCATTAGCGCTCAAACAG AATGACGTTGAAAAGGCACGACTGTTGTTTGCACGAATCACCAGCACAGACAACCGACTGTGCCAAAACTTGAAG ATTTTGTTACTGGTGGCGTCCGGTGCGACACAAGAGGCCATCGTGGACCTCTCGTCCGCAGTCAAACTCTCGCAAAGCCCGTCCTTTGTCAGGAAGCCGGAATTTTCTCAAGAGCTG CTGGATCGGATGCGTCGGCACGTTGCGGGCCAAGCGCGAGCGGCGGAAGCCGAGCGGGTCATTTCCCGGCTGGAGCGAGCGGGTCAGGTGACGCGGCAGACGCTGGATGACATGCTGTGCCGCACGCCCGCCCCCAAGAGGAAAATGGCGCCCATCGCGCAGGAGAGGCGGACCAGCAGGAGGACGCGACAGCCGCGTCGCTCGTTACTGATATCGGAGTGA
- the cacfd1 gene encoding calcium channel flower homolog isoform X5, whose amino-acid sequence MSSEETAASSKASPPEDDGMTWWYRWLCKIAGVLGGISCAIAGVWNCVTVNPLNIAAGVWMVLNAFVLFLCEVPFCCQFIEFANAVAARADRFRPWQKSFFYCGMALFPVFLSFTFTTLFGNAIAFATGVLYGLASLGKNRLSF is encoded by the exons ATGAGCTCCGAGGAGACTGCAGCGTCCAGCAAAGCCTCCCCGCCGGAGGACGACGGCATGACTTGGTGGTACCGGTGGCTTTGCAAAATAGCCGGCGTGCTGGGAGGAATAT CATGTGCCATCGCAGGAGTATGGAACTGTGTCACCGTGAACCCTTTAAACATCGCCGCCGGAGTGTGGATGGT GTTGAACGCTTTCGTGTTGTTCCTGTGCGAGGTTCCCTTCTGCTGCCAGTTCATCGAGTTTGCCAACGCCGTGGCGGCCCGCGCCGACCGCTTCCGACCCTGGCAGAAATCCTTCTTCTACTGCGG GATGGCGCTCTTTCCCGTCTTCCTGAGTTTCACCTTCACCACGCTGTTCGGGAACGCCATCGCCTTCGCCACCGGGGTCCTGTACGGCCTGGCGTCGTTAGGGAAAAA TAGACTCTCATTTTAA